One Misgurnus anguillicaudatus chromosome 22, ASM2758022v2, whole genome shotgun sequence DNA segment encodes these proteins:
- the fbxw2 gene encoding F-box/WD repeat-containing protein 2 yields MEKAAFEGWLESVSTSFLALNDQQRNQSLDHLISLSGAAQLRHLSNGLEALLKRDFLRLLPLELAFYLLHWLDPQTLLTCCLVCKQWNKVINGCTEIWQRVCRDLGWHIDESIQDAAHWKGVYLKAKLRMKQLREEDAFETSSLIGHSARVYALYYRDGLLCTGSDDLSAKLWDVRTGQCIYGIQTHTCATVKFDEQKLVTGSFDNTIACWEWSTGAKIQQFRGHTGAVFSVDYNDELDTLVSGSADFSVKVWSLSAGTCVNTLTGHTEWVTKVHLQKSQVESMMHSPGDYILLSADKYEIKVWPIGREINCTCLKTLSVSENRSVCLQPRLQFDGRYIVCSSDLGIYQWDFASFDVVRVIKPQQDPSSVSLLSFGEVFALLFDNKHLYVMDLRTEAIVGRWPLPEYRKSKRGSSFLPGVTSWLNGLNGKNDAGLVFATSMPDHSIHLVLWRENG; encoded by the exons ATGGAGAAGGCGGCTTTCGAGGGTTGGCTGGAGTCAGTATCCACCTCCTTCCTGGCGCTAAACGACCAACAGCGCAACCAATCCCTGGACCACCTCATCTCACTGAGCGGGGCTGCCCAGCTGCGACACCTGTCCAATGGGCTGGAAGCACTACTTAAGCGCGATTTCCTGCGTCTGTTGCCGTTAGAGCTGGCCTTTTACCTTCTCCACTGGCTAGACCCACAAACCCTGCTCACCTGCTGTCTGGTGTGCAAACAGTGGAATAAGGTCATCAATGGCTGTACAGAAATTTGGCAGCGTGTGTGTCGAGATCTTGGCTGGCACATTGACGAGTCTATCCAGGATGCTGCACACTGGAAGGGGGTTTATCTGAAAGCCAAACTACGCATGAAGCAGCTAAGGGAGGAAGATGCTTTTGAGACGAGCTCACTTATTGGACACAGTGCTCGTGTATATGCTCTCTACTATCGGGATGGCCTCCTCTGCACAG GTTCTGATGACCTGTCAGCCAAACTATGGGACGTTCGCACAGGGCAGTGCATCTACGGTATCCAGACACACACTTGTGCCACTGTCAAATTTGATGAGCAGAAACTAGTAACTGGATCTTTTGACAACACCATAGCATGCTGGGAATGGAGCACCGGTGCCAAAATCCAACAGTTCAGAGGACACACAGGTGCAG TATTCAGTGTAGACTACAATGATGAATTGGACACGCTGGTCAGTGGTTCAGCAGACTTTAGCGTAAAAGTCTGGTCGCTGTCTGCAGGGACCTGTGTCAACACTCTCACAGGACACACGGAGTGGGTCACCAAG GTACACCTTCAAAAAAGCCAAGTGGAGTCCATGATGCACAGTCCTGGTGACTACATACTACTGAGTGCAGATAAATATGAAATCAAG GTGTGGCCAATAGGGCGTGAGATCAACTGTACATGTTTAAAGACCCTGTCCGTGTCCGAAAACCGCAGTGTCTGCCTGCAGCCACGATTGCAGTTTGATGGCCGCTACATTGTCTGTAGTTCAGACTTGGGCATCTACCAATGGGACTTCGCGAGTTTTGATGTCGTCAG AGTCATCAAACCACAGCAAGACCCCTCCAGCGTCTCTCTGCTTAGTTTTGGTGAGGTCTTTGCTCTCCTCTTTGACAACAAACACCTTTACGTCATGGACTTGAGGACAGAGGCCATCGTGGGTCGCTGGCCACTTCCGGAATACCGCAAATCCAAACGTGGCTCTAGTTTCTTACCAGGCGTCACTTCATGGCTCAATGGACTGAATGGCAAGAACGACGCAGGCCTAGTGTTTGCCACCAGCATGCCCGACCATAGCATTCATTTGGTTCTTTGGAGAGAGAATGGGTAG